The Candidatus Nealsonbacteria bacterium genomic interval TAGTGATGTTAATGTTTTTTCTCGCTTAACTCCATCGATGAAATTAAAAATTGCTGAGATACTTCAAGAAAAAGGTGAGATTGTTGCTATGACTGGAGACGGAGTTAACGACGCTCCATCGCTTAAAAAAGCAGACATAGGCATTTCAATGGGTATTACAGGAACTGATGTAGCCAGAGAATCTAGTGAAATTATTTTAGCAGATGATAATTTTGCATCAATTATAAATGCTATTGAAGAGGGTCGAATAATTTTCATTAATACTCGACAGGCTAGCACTTTCCTTATTACAACTAGTTTCGCTCAATATGCGACATTAATCGCGGCTTTACTTCTTTTTAGTTTTGAAGGACAAGCATTACTACCGCTTTTACCAACTCAGATTCTTTGGCTTAATTTAGTGACAGGTGGAGTCGCAGGATTTACTTTAGCTTCTGAGCCCGGACACGGCGATGTTTTAGATGGTCCTCCGCGAAAAAAGAATGAGAATATATTATCAAAAGAGATTATTCCTTTTTTGATTATGTTGACGATAATAATGACAACTATTACCTTGTCATTCTTTTCTTATCATTTAAATATTAATGGAGACATTAATAAAGCTAGAACAGCAGCCTTTCTGGCTATAGCGTCTACTCAGTTATTTAATGTATTGAATATGCGATCGATGACTCAGTCAATTTTTGAGATCGGCCTTTTTTCTAACAAATATCTTGCTTATTCCTTGGGATCTACAATAATTCTTCAGGTAATTGCTATATATTACCTACAGCCAATTTTTAATTTTGGGGCTTTAGGATACCAAGAGGTCATTCCTATAGTATTAGCTTCTTCGTTAGTTTTGTGGGCTGGTGAGATTTATAAGAAGATTCGATACAAGGTTATTGAAAAATAATTTTTTTGTGTTAATATAACCCCGTTCGGGTAGGTGGCAGAGTGGACAATCGCTCTTGGCTGTAAACCAAGCGCCTTCGGGCTACGGGGGTTCGAATCCCTCCCTACCCACAATACTTTGGGGGCGCCGAGATAGCTCAGTGGTAGAGCACTTCCATGGTAAGGAAGGGGTCCCGGGTTCAAATCCCGGTCTCGGCTCAAGATAAAAAACAATATTATGGCTACAAAAACAAAGAAAAAATCATACGTAAAATTTCAGTGTTCTATATGCAAAAGAATTAATTATCTTCTTAAGAAATCAAAGGGAACAGTTCCTGATTCAAAACTAGAACTTAAGAAGTTTTGCAAGTGGTGCCGTGCTCATAAAGATCATAAGGAAACTAAGAAATAGTAAAACGGGGGTGTGGTGTCAATGGTAGCACAACGGTCTCCAAAACCGTTAGTCTAGGTTCGAATCCTTGCACCCCCGCTCTTTATATATGACTTTAGATATTAAAAAAGATCTAAAATTCCTAAGAAAGAAATCTGAAGAAGTTAAGGAAGTTAATGAAGAGGTGAAGTCCCTTATTTCTGATATGATGGAGACAATGATTGAAAATAATGGAATAGGCCTTGCTGCTCCTCAAGTCGGACACTTTAAAAGAATTATTTTAATTCAATTTGATGAAGAGATTTTGTCTTTGATAAATCCTGTTATTATAAAAAAAGGGATAGAAACAGATGTGATGGAAGAGGGTTGTCTTAGTGTCCCGGAGTATTACCAGCCTGTTAGAAGAGCCACTAAGTTAAGCGTGAAGGGGTGGGGAAAAGAAGGTCAGAGAATTGAGTTGAACCTAA includes:
- the rpmG gene encoding 50S ribosomal protein L33, with product MATKTKKKSYVKFQCSICKRINYLLKKSKGTVPDSKLELKKFCKWCRAHKDHKETKK
- the def gene encoding peptide deformylase, whose product is MTLDIKKDLKFLRKKSEEVKEVNEEVKSLISDMMETMIENNGIGLAAPQVGHFKRIILIQFDEEILSLINPVIIKKGIETDVMEEGCLSVPEYYQPVRRATKLSVKGWGKEGQRIELNLKGMEARIFQHELDHLNGVIIIDHLPLKEKIKRFITASCKK